In the Necator americanus strain Aroian chromosome X, whole genome shotgun sequence genome, tCCTTGATTGcgcggaacgaaagctgcttagacggctacttgactacttttggcctagggtatgccgcAATGAAGATCTTGACGcaaaaattgatgtggtataccggcggatgacacgtggaagataacatcttgcaccgccaccGAAAGTGGCTGAAGTAAATACTCTTcgtttctttggtcatatattaaggagaccggcagatcgccttgttcaacgagttctaaggagtttgtcgggttcgagctggaagaagccacctggccgaaaacggaagttctggagtGAGGCGGTGAAAGGGGacttgaggacactcggcgttgATAGGCAATTCaagcgagacgtaaggtttcccagaatatggaatagcgacgaacatagatgcgatattcggagccggtgctcagaccccttcacttttaaacgaatggcgaaattacccccttcacttttggacggctacCGAaatgccccccccccccctcccttcacttgagctgcaccccattaGCTGAACTTCTTTCACCTCAAGAGGGTTAGGTTCTTTCCTATCGCATCTGTgacgacgaatggattgattcagTGCAAGCTcttgcagaagatcgagaaggttggacAGAATTGTGTTCATGACGGCTCACCTCgtcgaagatgcgggtaatcgcgtcaggcgatgacataaGCCTGCTGATTAAGTCAGGTAAGTTATTGCCGCTCGCAAGGAACTGGTGGATGTTACGATCTGCGAGGATGACCGTGCTTCGTTAAGAAGCTTGCTCCAGGATAGAGATAATATTGCAACAGTGAAGTTTATTGAAACGAAGGACCTGAGCGGAGACGGTTTCCTGCTTAGTTTGTTAACTGTATGTGCGTGTATGGGCGGGTATAGAGTAGGTATAGTGTGggcatcccaggcggattgattaacgccagaaattttatcctttatcctttattatgtGCGAGTTCTCCAAAGGAGTTTAAATTTCGGCATTCGTCAgtagaaatggaaagaagtaTTTGGAACGCTACGGACACCAGAGAATAGCGTTTGATGACACTTTCAATGTGGGCGGTACGCGCTCCGACTAACCACTCTGCTTACGTCGGATGAAGGCGGTAACAGCTTCCCACGCGGTCATCTATTATCTGTGCTATGTGGCCGTGTGATTATTTTCACTGTGAGAATTGGACTTAGAATCAGTAGGCACAAAGTGGTTGAATTTTGTTCTAGAGTACGACAAATGATCAAATAAGGGATGTTgagttgaggttttttttcgagcgaGGGGAAATTCTTAAATAGTTGCGTGCCTGATGCTAAAGAAAGGCTCAGAAGAGCTCTAAAGAAGCTAAGAAAAGGGAAGAAGAGAAGGTCTTGTATAGTTTATTCCAAAGCCTGATATGGAAAATATAAGAAACAGAGTCTTACAATTCTGCAATACAACTCCCTTCCTGTcatgttttgctttccttttttcggcTTAGAACACATCACAATGAACACAGTCATCTTTTTTACAGTGCTCAATGGATTTAGGTTGTACATTCACCATGAGTACAACTTATGAGCTCAATAACTGTTAGATAGATATCcctctagaaaagaaaaggacacGCATAGGATAAAGTGAACAAGAAAAGGGGAGGACACAGTGGAAGGAGATGTGCGCACCTGACACTTCGTGAGCTCACGATGCCACTTAACAAAACTTTCTTTGTTGTACAAAATACGTACATCACCAAGAAGTTTCAAAAGTTCTGGTTAAATTCCCATCGCTCCAATTTGTAGGGTTAcacgaaatctttttttttttttgtaaaaaaaaaagatctagtTTAACTGACAACATCCTTCTACTATCCATGTCGGTAACATAATAGTCCATAAAGtttaaaagaagagagaacaaTGCTGAATGAGTAAAGGTGTAGAGGTAtcgttgcaatgcgcaaccgtacatcgttctcttttcgaacagtaccaatgaagcagaaacgatgctcaacgaattgaacgaagcagggaagagaataggacagCGAATAAACATAAGGAAGAcatagttcatgaagaacgcttACTGTGAGGACGGAGGAGTctagacttctgcgatatctctgcatcgcttccacgtttaagactgccaatggagtagctgtcggtgaagcaacccttccaatttggagggatctAAGACCTTGTTGAGCCGGCAAGCACCATCACCTCccgaactcgagcacgttcataggccgACATGTGCGGTCAACGAGAAGCCATCGACCGAGTCGGAAGTTCTAGTCTGTaatcgaaaaatgaagaatggaaaatctggaggAGACGACGCAGCgcaaaaatgctgaaatatcttcctccgtctggcaTTCGtaagatgacaaagatcaccCGTTCagtatggatagacgaaaagatacctgattcgtggacacacgctatcataattcccctccacaagaagttatccgtcacggaccctaggcattatcgaggaatctctttgctgcgggttatgtacaaggtattggagcgcattatcctggaccgactcattaaacatcgcgaagaaactaGGCGCGATGAGCAAGCTGGCTtccgtcctggccgatctacgactgaccaggtgttcttcgtcaggagagtgatcgaaatctggcagcggcaTTCGAAGCCaacgtttctggactttgaggccgcgttcgactctcctcatcgaggccatcttctcaacgcgctccgcgccgatagagtaccagaaaggttcgttcgcttgcttaatgacatgaatcaacaactgctgcagttcgaacaccagccgggtATAAAACACTATTCGGTGTGGTAACTGgggtaagacaaggggcagtggcaggactctttctgttcaacttcgctatcgacggcatcatgcgaagaacagtcgatgaGTGTCCTGCCGGcatcgtcttagcaccatcagggtgccccttgacatctcgagtacgctgacgatgttgttataatCGCGGAAAGcactacgaaacttcaacatgttgtcaaccttgtatcgaagctggcttcAGCCTATTGTCTAcatctacgccctgataaatgcaagaagatgtggatctcttcaagacctcgaacgggaatcaggatgGATGGACAgtgatagaactcgtcgatgagttttgttacctgtgctgtacgctgaagaacaacagcagctacgagaaaggtGTTCAGCAGAGATGTGCTAATGCCATTTCCGCATTTAACTCCCTAACGAAATGGCTGTAGTCGAcctccatcaccaacgaagtcaagctgcgagtctacctatccgcaattcgtcccatcatgatgtaGGGATCGGAGGCTTGGGCACCatccacaatgaagatctttacacAGAAATTATGTAGTATACCgacggatgacacgtggaagatatcaacatcttgcaccgccatcgaaagtggctaaagttaatcgtcttcgcttctttggtcatatattaaggagaccggcagatcgccttgttcaacgagttctgaggaatttgtcgggttcgagctggaagaaaccacctggccgaaaacggatggaagtggtgaaagagaacctgaggacactcggcgtggattggcagttcaggcgagacgtaaggtttagcagaatatggaatagcgacgaatggattgattctgtgcaagctctcacagaagatcgagaaggttgggcagagctgtgtttaaggacggcacacctcggcgaagatgcgggtaatcgcgtcaggcgatgtcATCAGCCCACTGATTGAGTCATGTCAGTAAGTCATGTGTATTTGtactaaattttattttgtatgtgTTAGTTGCAAGTTGCATAATTAGTAGATTTAATGATAGCTACAGTAGAAACAATTATTTGAACATTTGTGACtcttaattttattacttattagttacatacttagatacttagatggcccgtcttcactggacgtgcgagCCCCAGTATCTCTTCCACTCCTTTCGTTcactcgccattgtcatccaaaatGTTCTCATGTTTCgcgagtgacgttgacgaggtccttgaacCGTATCctgctgagctctcagctggtctaTCTGTTTAGCAAACACACCTCGTTAGAATCCTCGATAACGTTTAGCTTTTCTTGGGCTCCACTacagcgttcttttagtccatcagTCGTCGATTCTTcccatgatgtgaccggcccatctatgctttgctttcgatacatattccgctatGTCGCGAATACGCggcattcctcttaagtcggagctgcgaagaccggctagatGTTGTGTACGctggttaaacttcagaagacatctatTAAGGcttctgtgggtagtaagtagcttcctagacgtggcagcggtatctgcccacgtctccgctgcatAACAGAGCgttggaagaactgtcgagtcaaatagatgggcacgaagatcttggtccgtcagttgacCCGTAACTTCCCTGGCGGGTGCGattgctgcccatgctgctctcattcttctattcatttcttccttcaagtcgttttccatgttcatagcaCGTTCGAGGTATACGTACGACGAAGTTCCCACCATTTGGGTGCCTTCAAGTtttactcctccgtcctcacAGTaagcgttcttcatgaactatgTCTTCCTTATGTTTATTCGctgtcctattctcttccctgcttcgttcaattcgttgagcatcgtttctgcttcattggtactgttcgaaaagagaacgatgtacggttgcgcattgcaacgaTACCTCTACACCTTTACTCATTCAGCAttgttctctcttcttttaaaCTTTATGGACTATTATGTTACCGACATGGATAGTAGAAGGATGTTGTCAGTTAAactagatcttttttttttacaaaaaaaaaaagatttcgtgTAACCCTACAAATTGGAGCGATGGGAATTTAACCAGAACTTTTGAAACTTCTTGGTGATGTACGTATTTTGTACAACAAAGAAGGTTTTGTTAAGTGGCATCGTGAGCTCACGAAGTGTCAGGTGCGCACATCTCCTTCCACTGTGTCCTCCCCTTTTCTTGTTCACTTTATCCTATGCgtgtccttttcttttctagaggGATATCTATCTAACAGTTATTGAGCTCATAAGTTGTACTCATGGTGAATGTACAACCTAAATCCATTGAGCACTGTAAAAAAGATGACTGTGTTCATTGTTCATTCAAAAATCCGATGCTCAAATTTCGATAGAAGTACATTTCACTCGAATTTTGAAGATGTCGAAGAGAATTTGAATCTAAAAGTCCTGTGGACCCAACCACCTCGAGACACAAGGAATATAAAACAGACAAAAATATAGCTTCCGAAACGGGCTGAAACTTGCTTGGGAACGTAAATTACGAGATGTCTCAGcaaatagagaagaaaaaattatatatatatatatatatatatatatatatatacatatacatgtatatatatatatatatagtgttATAAATATAATGACGGGCTTACTCTGTCACATTTGCGttagtcacgaaattccataAAGTGTGAGATGAGTGAAACTTCGTCGAATTGATGCAATAATTCCAAATGAATTTGCCAAGAAGTAAATGAGATGCAGCGAACCGTTTCATTGCCCGTTTCATTGTCAAAAGCAAATATTGCGTTTCATATATGTGTACTCCACATTTATACCCTTGCACAATTCCTTCAACAAGTTCGTGACACCCTTCCTTTGAAAGTTAGAAAAACGTATGGAAACGGATGTTTAagtagtagccaacagttaaCGTGATCTGAGGTagaactttatctttatcagtgcaATGATGACGTTCCCGTCATTTCATTTCGGCATATCATTCTATGCCGATTGACGGTAAAACGGGAGGAAAACcaatacttcgaataatttttaaaattgtggTGGTATGGAGGGAGTATAGGTGTAAAGTCAAATCTGAGTGCGCTCCAAATGCAGTACTGCTGCATCTAggagtatatatatatattatatctatatatatatattatatatatatatatatatatgtataatatttataatatatataactACGGATAGTTTACAGCACTCGATTTCATACGTCGCCATCAACTTGAGGCTGGGAGTATGACTCTTGGCGAGGGCCAATGTGCTGCAGCCATCGGAACCAATTCTGCAACCCTGTGAGAGAGCTGTCCCTCAACGCACTCCTAGCCGCTGCAACGCCGCAGCGGGCCTAGTGTGTGATCATGCATGggcaccagtttttttttacttcgaaCGTTAATAACGTCATTTACCGCTCGACAATTATTGGAATTACTTGTCAGCCCTtaacatttttcgtttttcagagGAAGCCAATATGTCTGAGCGACATATTGACATAAGTCGCAGCAACTACTCCGTTATTGACAATGAGTTTGGAAATATGAGAGACCGATTCGAGGCGGAAATGCGACGTGTCGAAGATGAAATGAAGCGCCTTCGTCAGGAGTTCGAAGGTGTGTGGACTAGAGTTAgattagttttgttttctgtaaTTTATCGTTACACTGCTTAAAAAAGAACCCTGAGTTATGGATAAGCCTGCAACGAAACTGCTCTactcaaaaaagaagtttctaTTGAGATAGGCAATAAAGGCTTGCATTGTTCCCATTATAAATAGGCTGTGAATTATCCATGAAGAACAAAATCTTCATTGGACAACATCTTGTGTAATATTTAGTTACATTCGCTGTTTTCCACCCAAGTTTTTGATTCCTCAGGAAGTCTTTGTCTTTCTTATTGAAAAGAGTAATCCTGAaggaatttgtttttctcataaGCAGTTTCATTGTTGCAAAGAATGGAACGGACGGTTCTCTGAAACCCATCCAAAACCAACTCCATGAATTTTTGCTGAGTGACTTACCTGACTTATTCGGGGGGCTGAtatcatcgcctgacgcgactACCCGCATCTTCACTGACGtttgtcgtccttgaacatgaTTTTGCTCAACCTTCTCGATTTTCTGCGAGAGCTTACacggaatcaatccattcgtcgctattttACGTCCTGCGAAACCTTCCTCTCCTGAACTGCCTGTCCACGACAAGTGACCTCAGGTTGTCTTTCACCACTTCACCGGAAAACTTCCGTCTTTGCCCAGGTGGCCTTTTCCAGCTTGAACTCAACAAACCTTCTTGGCGGTGCAAgctgttgatatcttccatgtgtcatccgccggtacacgaCACCGATCTCTGCCTAAACCTTTTTATTGTGGAATACCCTagaccaaaagtagccaagcagccgTCTCAGCAGCTTCTTtcccgtgcaatcaagcctctccatcattGTATACGGTTCTTGCGAAGTATCCGATTcgatcatgatggggcgaattgcggataggttcGCAGCTAgatttcgttggtgatgggggtcgaccagaGGCATTTTGTTAGGGAggtaaatgcagaaatggtcTTAGctcatctttgctgaatatctttctcat is a window encoding:
- a CDS encoding hypothetical protein (NECATOR_CHRX.G23851.T1); the protein is MYKVLERIILDRLIKHREETRRDEQAGFRPGRSTTDQVFFVRRVIEIWQRHSKPTFLDFEAAFDSPHRGHLLNALRADRVPERFVRLLNDMNQQLLQFEHQPGIKHYSVW
- a CDS encoding hypothetical protein (NECATOR_CHRX.G23852.T1), which produces MTRGRYQHLAPPSKVAKVNRLRFFGHILRRPADRLVQRVLRNLSGSSWKKPPGRKRMEVVKENLRTLGVDWQFRRDVRFSRIWNSDEWIDSVQALTEDREGWAELCLRTAHLGEDAGNRVRRCHQPTD
- a CDS encoding hypothetical protein (NECATOR_CHRX.G23849.T1), with amino-acid sequence MPRFLKHIQGTNYDSVRIETNEWYSYPMLLQLAMVCSALGSTPFSNSRGSLFSLRVIVSPSQFTRLLASAVLFLSSEEANMSERHIDISRSNYSVIDNEFGNMRDRFEAEMRRVEDEMKRLRQEFEGGLFQLELNKPSWRCKLLISSMCHPPVHDTDLCLNLFIVEYPRPKVAKQPSQQLLSRAIKPLHHCIRFLRSIRFDHDGANCG
- a CDS encoding hypothetical protein (NECATOR_CHRX.G23853.T1), with protein sequence MKNAYCEDGGVKLEGTQMVGTSSYVYLERAMNMENDLKEEMNRRMRAAWAAIAPAREVTGQLTDQDLRAHLFDSTVLPTLCYAAETWADTAATSRKLLTTHRSLNRCLLKFNQRTQHLAGLRSSDLRGMPRIRDIAEYVSKAKHRWAGHIMGRIDD